The sequence AAGCTGGTAGTCGTTTGGTGCGAGCCCGAGATTCAGCTTGGGCGCCTGATGAAGCGCGATGGCCTTTCGAACGAAGAAGCCGAAGCAAGGATCAGGGCGCAGATGCCGCAGGAAGAGAAAAAGCGGTTTGCCGATCATCTTATAGATACGTCCGCCGGATTTGATGCCACCCGAAAACAGGTCGAAAAAGTGTACGCCGAACTTAAGAGGGCTTAGCCTTCTAAGTGCGGTGTGCGCTCTCGCCTTGCTTGCCGGATGTTCGGAACTCGGAACCGGAAACGCCAACTCATACTTTGCCGATACACCGCCGCCGCCCGCGGGCCATCTCCGCTGGAGCAACGGACGTTCACCGAAGACCGTCGACCCGGCACGCGCCGCCGCAGCACCTGAGGCTGACATCGCAAGGGCCATCTTCGAGGGCCTGACCGACATCGACCCGGCAACGCTTGAGGCTATTCCGGCCGCGGCTGAGACATGGGAAGCGAATGCGGATTCGACCGTTTGGACATTCCGGCTTCGCGAGGGGCTGAAATGGTCGAATGGCGCCGAGGTTACAGCGGAGGACTTTGTCCGCTCGTGGAAGCGGGCAGCTGACCTCGTGCCGCGAGTGCCGCACCGGCCATTGCTCGAGACGATAGCGGGAGTCGAAAAAGCTCGCGGTGTTGCTAACGTGCCGAGCCCGTCGGTGAATGGCCCTTCACGTGCGTTGAGTTCGCTTTCGCTGCAGCCGAGGCTGAATGCCGCAGGATCGCCGCTCTCGCAGACCCCAGAAACACTCGCCGAAGCGTCAGCCGCAGATACGAACGGCGCGACGGGTTTCGGCGCAGTGGCAAGTGACGCACGGACGCTGATCGTTACATTGAACCGGCCGGACCCGGAATTTCCAAAGCTGGTCGCACATACGATCTTTCGGCCGGTCCCATCGGGCGGCGAAGGGCTTGCCTCGGATTCGATAACTGCCGCAACAATAACCAATGGGCCATTTGTGATCAGCGAGGTCTCGCCGGCCGCCGTTCGGCTGATACGATCCGAAACCTATTGGGAGCGCGAACGCGTTGAGCTTGAACGGGTCGATCTAATTGCGGCCGAGTCGATCGAATCGGCGCTCGATTCATATAGGGCCGGGCGGATCGATGTCATAACGAACGCCGAGTTCCCGCCGGTGCTTTTGAAGCTTCTTATTCCCTACGATGACCTTCGCCGGACGCAGTTTGCTGCCCTGAATTTTTACGAGGTCAATACGTCGCGATTATCGCTCAATGACCGCCGCGTTCGCGAGGCCCTTGCGATTGCTATCGAGCGGGAGCGGCTTGCGGAGGGCGAACTTGAGGGCACGACGACGCCTGCCTTTTCACTTTTCCCGTTTGGCTCTTCGGCGGCCTCGAACCTGCTGCAAGATAAGACCCGTGCCCGCGAGCGTCTCCGCGACGCCGGATACGAGAATGGGCAGGGCTTTCCGCCGGTGCGGCTGGTTGTAAACCGAAACGACACGCAGCAGCGCATTGCCCGAAGCATCGCGGCGATGTGGAAAGAGAATCTCAACATCGAGACCGAAGTTGTCGTCATGGAAGCGGCTGAGGTCGAGCAGGCTCGGGCCGCCGGGAACTTCGACATTATTCGCCGGGGACTCGTGCTCCAAACGCCGGACACTAGCTACAACCTCGCAGCCATTTTCGGATCGCGTTTCCGCTCGGCTCTTGAGGTTGAGCCCTCACCGACGCCGTCGAATGTGAATACGGCAGCGACTACCAATGCGCAGGCAACGCCAACGCCATCGGCGGCCGTCATAGCCACCGAAGAGGATGCGCTTTACGAACTGACGGCGATACCGCTCTATTTTCCGACCTCGTATTCTCTTGTTCGGCCATATGTGAACGGCTTTGTGCCGAACAGCTTCGACATCCAGTTGTTGCAGCGGGTTTCGATCGATGCCGATTATCCCGTTGCCCGAAACCGATAAAAACGAATTGCCCGTAAGTGTCCTGTCGTGATAACTTAAGGGCAGTTTTCTCGCTCTCCTCTTTGAACAAATTTAAGCCTTGATCTTCCTGCAAGGTGACCTAAGCGGTGAATTGATATGTTTTTGATCCGATCAGGTAAGTTGCACCCGGCATTTGCTCTTGTTGTTTTGTCGTCGTTGCTTGCGGGCTGCGGCGGAGTTGCGTCCGAAGGATTCTACGGAAAGACGGCCGCACCGCCCGACAACGTTCTGAGATATATAACGGGTTCCGAGCCGGAATCGCTTGACCCCGCCGTCCCGACCGGCCAGCCGGAGGCCCGGCTTTTGATGTCTCTCTACGACGGGCTGATCGAGTACGACCCGCGGACCATGCAGCCGATCCCGGGGATCGCAGAGAGCTGGGAGGTCGGCCAGGGGAACACGGAATACATCTTCAAGCTCCGCAAAAATGCGAAGTTCTCGAATGGCGAACCGATCACGGCTCACGATTTTGCTTATTCGTTCCGCCGGGCACTTGACCCGGAACTTGCCGCAAAAAACGCTTACCTTGCTCACTACATCAAGTATGCCGAAGAGTACAACTCGATGCGGTCGTTCGTTAAGGACAAGAACGGGCGATTCCTACTTGAATCTGACCTGACCGGAGAAACGCCGGCAGTTGAAACCAATGCACAACCTGCCGATGACGCTGACGTTAGCGAATACCGAAAATTCATCGACGGCCCCAAGAGGCTGAGCGTTCCAAGCGACGAGAAATCACGCATCGCCGCACTCGAAAAGGATCCGAAGCTCAAGGCCTTGATCGAGGGAGCCGAGCTCGTACCGGTAAAGGCCGAGGACCTTGGCGTTGAAGCGATCGACGACTACACGTTTCGCATAAAATTGATCCAGCCGGCTCCATTCCTACTAGGTCTATTGCCGCACCAGTTTTTCCGGGTCGTCCATCGCGGGACGATCGAAAAGCACGGCAAGAATTGGACAAAGCCGGAAAATATTGTCACGAGCGGACCATTCAGGCTAAAGGTTCACGACCCATACGACAAGGTCGTGGTCGAAAAGGACCCACAATATTGGGATGCAGATATGGTCAAGCTAAATGGTATCGAGTTTTATCCGCTCGACGAGCAGACGACGATGCTCAATCTCTATATGACCGGAGAGGTCGATGCGATCTATAACCACACGATACCAGCCGCGTGGGTCGATTCGATCAAGAAGTTCGACGATGAGTATATGAATCATCCTGAGGTCGCGATCGAGTACTACACCGTCAATGTAACCAAGCCGCCAATGAATGATGTTCGGGTGCGAAAGGCCCTTGCCCTGGCAGTCGATCGCGATGCGATGGCGGCGTTCCGAAAGACGACGCAGCCGCTGATCGACTTTACGCCGGAAGGGCTGTTCCCGGAATATGAGGCAATAAGAAGCGAGGTATATGCCCGCGAGCTTAAGAAGATCGGAAGCAGCCTTGAAGAATGGAAGGCACGAAAGTTTGACCCGGAAATGGCACGAAAGCTTTTGGGCGAAGCGGGATTCCCGGTAACCAAGGATGGTAACGGATGGTCGTGTCCGAACTTTCCGGTCGATCAGGTCGAGGTTCTTTACAACACCAGTGACAGTAACAAGTCGATTGCGGAATTCATCCAGGCGCAATTCAAACAAAACCTCGGCATTACGCTTCAATTGAAGAACCAGGAATGGAAGACGTTTCTAAACACTCGAAAGCAGCTTGAATATAATGGGCTCGGGCGTGCGGGATGGATCGGCGACTATATGGACCCGATGTCGTTCCTCAAGCTCTTTTACGGCCCCAACAACGACAGCTCGACAGGCTGGCACAAACCTGCCTATGACAAGCTTATCGATGATGCGAACCGCGAGCCGGATCCGAAGAAGCGATTCGAGAAGATGGCTGAGGCCGAATTCATGGTGATGCAGGAACAGCCCGTCCTGCCCTGGCAGACCCAGAAAACGAATTTCCTGCGGAAGCCTTACGTTAAAGGGCTATATCCGAATCCAGGAACGCTTCACGCGTGGAAGTTCGTTTACATCGAGCAGGACCCGGCGAAATGGGACCGGGACGTTGATAAGATCTTCGACGTTAAGGACGAATGGGTAGCAGGACACATTAACAGGCTGATCGCGACGCAGCCTTCACTGGTCGAGCGTGAGCAGGGCTACAAAACAGCTCGGAAATTTGGGTACTAAAATATGATCGGATTCATTCTCCGAAGGCTTCTTATCATCATCCCGATGGCGTTGCTCGTCGTTTCCGTGACGTGGGGATTGATCCGGCTGGCCCCGGGCAATTTCTACTCGGACGAACGGTCACTTCCGCCGGCGATCGAGGAGAACATCAAGCGGAAATACGGCCTCGATAAGCCCGTCTATCAGCAATATTTGATAATGATGGGCAACGTCGTCCGCGGCGATTTTGGCGATTCGCTCAAGTATCAGGGGCAATCGGTCAACGAGATCATATTCCGCCATCTGCCCTACTCGGCAACTATCGGCGTCCTCGCCTACCTTCTCGCTCTCTTCATCGGGCTCGCGGCGGGAATTATCGCGGCGCTAAGGCAAAATTCGGCATTCGATTATGGATCGATGGCGACGGCAATGCTTGGGCTCTCGGTGCCGAATTTCGTGCTTGGGCCTATTCTTGTGATCGTCTTTGCTTTGTGGCTTTTTTGGCTGCCGCCGGCACGCTGGGGCGGTATCGCGAACCTTGTACTTCCTGTTATCACGCTCGCGGCGATCTATGCGGCTTACATAGCCCGGCTGACACGTGCGGGAATGCTCGAGGTGATGCGGTCCGATTACATACGGACGGCGAGGGCAAAGGGGCTCGATGAAAAGACCGTTTTGCTCAAGCACGGACTTCGCGGTGGCATCGTCCCGGTGGTCTCATTCACCGGCCCGGCACTTGCCCATTTGCTCGCGGGAACGGTCGTCGTCGAACGCGTCTTCGCGATACCTGGGCTCGGAAACATCTTTATTCAATCTGTGCTCAACCGAGATGAACCGCTGACGCTCGGTATCGTCGCATTTTTGTCGATATTGATAATGATCTTTAACCTCGCAGTCGATATCTCTTACGGATTTCTCGATCCTCGGATCAGGTACGAATAGGCTCTTCTATGATCAAGGAACTTAGCTGTCCAAAATGTTCGGCACCGCTCAGCGTCGGTTCTACGTCGCAGCGGCTTGTGGTTTGTACCTTCTGCGGGGCGACGTCAATGGTTGATCTTTCCAGCGGCGAACCAAAGCTGCGCTTGGACGAATCCGGCGTGCTCGAGCGATCGTCGGGCGAACTGGTTGCCGGTGCCTCGCTCTGGAAAGATGCGTGGAAGCGGCTTTTGAAAAACAAGCTCGCCGTATTTGGCATGATCGTCCTCGGGTTGATGGTGACGGCCGTTATCATCGGCCCGCCGATCATCCAGCTGACGACCGGCTTCACGCCCGATTACATCCCTTCGGACATCGATGGCGGTGCACGAGTGCAGAGCTTTCCGCCCTCGATTCAGCACCCGATGGGCACCGACGATAAGGGCCGCGACCTTCTCGCCCGTGTGCTTCAGGGCGGCCGGATCTCGCTGATGGTCGGCATCATCTCGACCCTCGTTTCGCTTCTCGTCGGGGTCTCGTGGGGAGCGGTCGCAGGCTACGTCGGCGGCCGGGTCGATAACCTGATGATGCGTTTTGTTGATATCATTTACGCAATTCCATATATCCTCATCGTCATCGTGCTTCTTTCGGTGTTTGGCGGGCCGAACACGCCGGACTTCATTGATGCGATGTCATCGTTTTTCGGCGGCGCCGGAAATCAAGGCCTAAGTCAGATCTTCCTCCTCTTTCTAGCCCTCGGGCTCGTTTCATGGCTGACAATGGCGCGGGTCGTCCGCGGGCAGATACTCTCGCTTAAGAATCAGGAATTCGTGCTCGCCGCTAAGGCGACGGGCGTTTCGACCCCGGCGATCATTTTCAGGCATCTGGTGCCGAATGCACTCGGGCCGGTGATCGTCTATGCAACGCTGACGGTTCCGAGCGTGATGCTGACCGAGGCGTTCCTTTCATTCCTCGGGCTCGGCGTGCAGGCCCCATACGCGAGCTGGGGAAGCCTTGCGGCCGATGGCATCAAGAACATCCAGATATTCCCGTGGCAGATGATCTTCCCGGGCGTGACAATGGCGCTGACGCTCTTTTCGCTTAACTTCCTCGGCGATGGGCTGCGAGATGCACTCGACCCGCAGACGCGGAAGTTTTAGGGTATTTCGCCACCGAGGGCACCGAGAAAGCATTGACCACTTCTCAAACGCTCGGTGTGCTCTGTGGCAATAGTAATTGAATGACGAACAACGGTACAATTCTCTCCGTCAATGACCTTCGCACTTATTTTCAAACCGAAGATG comes from Acidobacteriota bacterium and encodes:
- a CDS encoding peptide ABC transporter substrate-binding protein, with amino-acid sequence MCALALLAGCSELGTGNANSYFADTPPPPAGHLRWSNGRSPKTVDPARAAAAPEADIARAIFEGLTDIDPATLEAIPAAAETWEANADSTVWTFRLREGLKWSNGAEVTAEDFVRSWKRAADLVPRVPHRPLLETIAGVEKARGVANVPSPSVNGPSRALSSLSLQPRLNAAGSPLSQTPETLAEASAADTNGATGFGAVASDARTLIVTLNRPDPEFPKLVAHTIFRPVPSGGEGLASDSITAATITNGPFVISEVSPAAVRLIRSETYWERERVELERVDLIAAESIESALDSYRAGRIDVITNAEFPPVLLKLLIPYDDLRRTQFAALNFYEVNTSRLSLNDRRVREALAIAIERERLAEGELEGTTTPAFSLFPFGSSAASNLLQDKTRARERLRDAGYENGQGFPPVRLVVNRNDTQQRIARSIAAMWKENLNIETEVVVMEAAEVEQARAAGNFDIIRRGLVLQTPDTSYNLAAIFGSRFRSALEVEPSPTPSNVNTAATTNAQATPTPSAAVIATEEDALYELTAIPLYFPTSYSLVRPYVNGFVPNSFDIQLLQRVSIDADYPVARNR
- a CDS encoding peptide ABC transporter substrate-binding protein, producing MFLIRSGKLHPAFALVVLSSLLAGCGGVASEGFYGKTAAPPDNVLRYITGSEPESLDPAVPTGQPEARLLMSLYDGLIEYDPRTMQPIPGIAESWEVGQGNTEYIFKLRKNAKFSNGEPITAHDFAYSFRRALDPELAAKNAYLAHYIKYAEEYNSMRSFVKDKNGRFLLESDLTGETPAVETNAQPADDADVSEYRKFIDGPKRLSVPSDEKSRIAALEKDPKLKALIEGAELVPVKAEDLGVEAIDDYTFRIKLIQPAPFLLGLLPHQFFRVVHRGTIEKHGKNWTKPENIVTSGPFRLKVHDPYDKVVVEKDPQYWDADMVKLNGIEFYPLDEQTTMLNLYMTGEVDAIYNHTIPAAWVDSIKKFDDEYMNHPEVAIEYYTVNVTKPPMNDVRVRKALALAVDRDAMAAFRKTTQPLIDFTPEGLFPEYEAIRSEVYARELKKIGSSLEEWKARKFDPEMARKLLGEAGFPVTKDGNGWSCPNFPVDQVEVLYNTSDSNKSIAEFIQAQFKQNLGITLQLKNQEWKTFLNTRKQLEYNGLGRAGWIGDYMDPMSFLKLFYGPNNDSSTGWHKPAYDKLIDDANREPDPKKRFEKMAEAEFMVMQEQPVLPWQTQKTNFLRKPYVKGLYPNPGTLHAWKFVYIEQDPAKWDRDVDKIFDVKDEWVAGHINRLIATQPSLVEREQGYKTARKFGY
- a CDS encoding ABC transporter permease, with product MIGFILRRLLIIIPMALLVVSVTWGLIRLAPGNFYSDERSLPPAIEENIKRKYGLDKPVYQQYLIMMGNVVRGDFGDSLKYQGQSVNEIIFRHLPYSATIGVLAYLLALFIGLAAGIIAALRQNSAFDYGSMATAMLGLSVPNFVLGPILVIVFALWLFWLPPARWGGIANLVLPVITLAAIYAAYIARLTRAGMLEVMRSDYIRTARAKGLDEKTVLLKHGLRGGIVPVVSFTGPALAHLLAGTVVVERVFAIPGLGNIFIQSVLNRDEPLTLGIVAFLSILIMIFNLAVDISYGFLDPRIRYE
- a CDS encoding ABC transporter permease, which codes for MVDLSSGEPKLRLDESGVLERSSGELVAGASLWKDAWKRLLKNKLAVFGMIVLGLMVTAVIIGPPIIQLTTGFTPDYIPSDIDGGARVQSFPPSIQHPMGTDDKGRDLLARVLQGGRISLMVGIISTLVSLLVGVSWGAVAGYVGGRVDNLMMRFVDIIYAIPYILIVIVLLSVFGGPNTPDFIDAMSSFFGGAGNQGLSQIFLLFLALGLVSWLTMARVVRGQILSLKNQEFVLAAKATGVSTPAIIFRHLVPNALGPVIVYATLTVPSVMLTEAFLSFLGLGVQAPYASWGSLAADGIKNIQIFPWQMIFPGVTMALTLFSLNFLGDGLRDALDPQTRKF